CTTCTTGGCAAGCGTGGCTCTTCCTTTTCTTACTAATTGTTGAATAGTAGGCATTTAATTGCTTTTTATTTTAGGGTGCAAAAATAGTAATATTTTTTTAATCTGCAAACACTTATATAAAAATTAAAATCAAATACTTACAGCAAAATACAACAGGTTTCAGAATGTTTATCTAAGAAACATAATATATAAAAGGAAAAGAGATCAGCTATAACAGATTTTGCAGTTTAAAAAATGAGTATTAAATAATTATGAAATTTCATTTATTCAAACACAGTAACCGTTACATTTTTGTTCCAATTAAAATTTTTCACATTTTTTTTCAATATATCAGAGTTCAGAGGATCTATTGAATAGATGACTACATGTCTATCTCCTAACACTATACTCCTCCCGCTAACTTCCAGGTCAGCAATTTTTTTCCAGCTTTCAGGGATATGACCATCAAACCATTTCTCATAAATGATAGCCAGCTGATAGTGATTTTCTTGGGTATACCTCGTAAGAAACTCTTCCACCTCATCATCAAATACATTTTTTCTGACTTTAATATCTACCATTTCCTTAGATCCTAGTCCAATAACATCTAACAAATGAATATCGGTATAATAACAGATGGCTCCTATATCATTAGCCACTATATCTGAAGTATTGTAATACTTTTTCAGAAATCTTGCAGACTGTATCTGCTGTTCATAAATATTTGCGCTCCCACAGGTAATAATAAAGTGGGCAAACCCAAATTTGTACAATAATAATACTGTATTAGCAAGAATAAAAATACCTGTTACTTTATCTTTTCTAAATGAAAGTAAAGGTTCCCTGATAAAATCGGTAAGCCCTGGAACCAAAATCATGACAAAAGCGGTCAACAAATAAGCTTCATATCTGAAGATAATTTTCACATCACCCAGCAGACAATGTAAGATCAACGTAAAAGCCCAAACGATAAGAAGAAAGTTCTTTTTTAGTATTTGCTGAAAATCCAATTTACTCTTATAATCCTTATATAACAAGACAATAATGATTAAGAGCGGAAAGACTCCTATCTTATAGAAAGTAATGTTTAAAAATAATTTCCAAAAAATAATCTCAGCAATCTGGCTTATTACATTTCCAGAAAAATCAATCAAAGCTCCTTTTACAACAACGGAATTAGGAAAAAAATATCCGCTTTGCTGTTCATTAAAATATCCAAACAAAAGAATCGGAAGGAAACCTATAAAAAGGACAAGGGCAGCATCTTTAAATTTTCTGATCAGTAAAAACACGAACGCAAGTGACAGGAAGTAAAACATACTTTCAAATCTTATAAGCCCCAATAAAAGAATAGTACAATAGAACCCGAAAGAAAAAACACTGTTCTTAAAATTGCCTGCAAACCATTTTTGAAAACAATATATATTAACCGCAATAATCAGTACCTGCAGCACATGCTCCATCCCTGCTACTACCTGTACATGCATTACTGCCAGAAAAAGAGTAAATAAACAGGTTGCTACAATATGCTTTGTTTTGTTCAAATAATTTGAATAATATTTAGTGAGCACTGCTACAAGCAAACAAGCTGCAGATAAATTAAAAACCAGAGGTATAAGAATATGATTTCCAAAAACAGAAATCAGAGCACTTAGAATCAATGTAAAAATTGGAGAGGATGAGGATGAAGAAAAGGCATATTTTGTCATTCCCCAAACTCCGTGTAAAGCAAAATTCTTCGCAACAGCCATATGAATATAGGCATCATCCACAATATAGGTAAAATTCTTCTCTGTGGTAGACAGCATGATAAGGATATAAACCAAACAAATCCCGAAAAATACCGCCGCCGTAATCAAAAAGCTTTTCATAATCTGCAATATTAATACTTCCAAACTATATTTAAAAACTTTCTTATAGTTATGATCTATTAACAATGGGAGGACTTCGGCACGATATTTCGTAAATTTGTGATATACAAATGATATACTGTCAATCACAACAATAAAGCTTCATGCAATACTTAATGAAAGCAGTGATTGCACCTCATCTTAAAAATAAATATATACATATGAAAAATGCTAGTATCATTGGCCTTAAAGAAGCCGATTGTAAAAAAATTTCAGAAAAACTAAACGTACTGTTGGCTAACTATTCTGTATTCTATCAGAACACAAGAGGTTCTCACTGGAATATTAAAGGAGAGCAGTTCTTTACCCTTCACCCGAAGTTTGAGGAATTGTACAACAGCCTTGTATTAAAGATTGATGAAATTGCAGAAAGAATCCTTACGTTAGGAGCAACCCCTGCACACAATTATTCAGATTATTTAAAAGTAGCTACTATTAAAGAAAGTAAAGAAGTTACTGACGGCACCAAAAGTGTTGAACAGATTCTAAGTTCATTCAAAGTAGTGATTGATCTGCAGAGAGAACTTTTAGACATTACGGATGAAGCTGGAGATGAAGGTACAAATTCGCAAATGAGCGACTATATTACCGAACAGGAGAAAGAAGTTTGGATGTATAACTCTTATCTTGGGAAGTAATTATATTAAACTCTTTTAAACTTTTTCTTAAATAAGGTATGTCATTTTTTGTAACAGCATAAAAATTGACATACCTTATATTAGGATTCCTGAAATCATTCATCTTCCATTTTCCCACCAGAATCCAATTTTTGGGAATTTGTCCCACAAA
The nucleotide sequence above comes from Chryseobacterium sp. 7. Encoded proteins:
- a CDS encoding Dps family protein; its protein translation is MKNASIIGLKEADCKKISEKLNVLLANYSVFYQNTRGSHWNIKGEQFFTLHPKFEELYNSLVLKIDEIAERILTLGATPAHNYSDYLKVATIKESKEVTDGTKSVEQILSSFKVVIDLQRELLDITDEAGDEGTNSQMSDYITEQEKEVWMYNSYLGK